One Canis lupus familiaris isolate Mischka breed German Shepherd chromosome 20, alternate assembly UU_Cfam_GSD_1.0, whole genome shotgun sequence genomic region harbors:
- the CDHR4 gene encoding cadherin-related family member 4, with the protein MPVPERPPGLPVPLRTPAGPAPTGPSGPASGARPSAWFRGCSLSAAPAAAAPTSGSRAPPLNRGPSRRGPVKARIPPPPPATPTCGQSAPKQVHCLPWFINVSESQGPGTILKSFPFNCTLHMPILELIHVKPPTTFFNPPSLTRWHGIYMGMVTLSSSARLDALAVNHYELQLRFTCGNYVMEGLLFVDVQRDPGYSSCAGRFASPAGEIIQVRETVTPGTQLYTLLLPGVELQRAQISIISAQDPPYFPGPFSINGQGWLLAPSQGLKGQGQKVFQLQILVTFGQNRSCHGTLKVKVLPAPSSQISFLQQAPNITIREDLAPGSEVVQVRARGFDVRYEILSPVPCPLFSIGRADGLVRTAAPLESALARGAGVAVTRLRVKAYERLRPRASVELDLTVNVRSVNRWPPRCLPAMLVTEIRETTLVGTVLNTFTCTDPDSSGSTLDYELRFYSPPGLASLCLRDRALEVNATLDCDAPGACFQHAASILVLNGDQPLTEVPVLVMVTPVNEFSPACVPHTFRIREDAGPYTLLGSVVGMDKDYPHNSIEYFISGGPSTFSVDRLSGEIHLLGSLDYELQKSYRLTVLVTDHSQDQDPTQRRSGSCTITIEVEDVNDHSPECQPPFQELTIYTPLGRSVEVTKVSCWVPQEPQRLTFSYSIVGGTSQSRFSLQGAILVYNDIMLGPPWPEQSHSYELLIRVADSGPSIPHLSTTATIIVHVVPWNASTASTRIHRVTVPSMMTPLLVTDTEVFWQPEPWFVVVLTVTSALFLLALGWLFSRLFQGLAQMLQTPNKPAHELLLNSIQGTEESIEGFIEAPRMEMPQAPSSVMSLEHFDGRAQDPRTGRDYLFNTLTGARRWL; encoded by the exons ATGCCCGTGCCGGAGCGCCCGCCAGGCCTGCCAGTTCCTCTTCGAACTCCAGCGGGACCGGCGCCCACAGGGCCCAGCGGGCCGGCCAGCGGCGCCCGGCCCTCCGCCTGGTTCCGCGGCTGCTCGCTCTCCGcagctcccgccgccgccgccccaaCATCTGGCAGCCGCGCCCCGCCCCTG AACCGCGGTCCCTCCCGCAGGGGCCCGGTGAAGGCGcggatccccccacccccgccagccaCGCCCACGTGCGGGCAGAGCGCCCCCAAGC AAGTCCACTGCCTGCCCTGGTTCATAAATGTCTCTGAGAGCCAGGGACCCGGGACCATCCTTAAATCCTTTCCCTTCAACTGTACTCTTCACATGCCCATCCTGGAGCTGATCCATGTGAAGCCACCCACCACCTTCTTCAACCCACCCAGCCTGACCAGGTGGCACGGGATCTATATGGGCATG GTGACCTTAAGCAGCTCAGCCCGGCTGGATGCCCTAGCAGTAAACCACTATGAACTGCAGCTGCGGTTCACATGTGGCAACTACGTGATGGAGGGACTGCTCTTTGTGGATGTGCAGCGGGACCCTGGCTATAGCTCATGTGCTGGCCGATTTGCCAGCCCAG CTGGGGAAATCATTCAGGTTCGGGAAACAGTCACACCCGGGACCCAGCTGTACACTCTGCTGCTCCCAGGCGTGGAACTTCAGCGTGCCCAG ATAAGCATCATCAGTGCCCAGGACCCTCCATACTTCCCTGGACCTTTCTCTATCAATGGGCAAGGTTGGCTGCTGGCGCCATCCCAGGGCCTCAAAGGCCAGGGTCAAAAG GTCTTCCAGCTTCAGATTTTGGTGACCTTTGGACAAAATCGAAGCTGCCATGGGACGCTGAAGGTGAAAGTTTTGCCTGCTCCCTCCAGTCAGATCTCCTTCCT GCAGCAGGCCCCAAATATCACTATCCGGGAGGACCTGGCCCCCGGCAGTGAGGTGGTTCAGGTTCGGGCCCGGGGCTTCGACGTGCGCTACGAAATCCTCTCCCCAGTGCCCTGCCCTCTCTTCTCCATCGGACGTG CCGACGGCTTGGTCCGCACCGCGGCGCCCCTGGAGTCGGCGctggcccggggcgcgggcgTGGCAGTCACTAGGCTGCGGGTGAAGGCCTATGAGCGGCTCAGGCCGCGGGCCAGCGTAGAGCTCGATCTCACGGTGAACGTGCGTTCGGTTAACCGCTGGCCCCCGCGCTGCCTCCCAGCGATGCTGGT GACTGAAATACGCGAGACCACGCTGGTGGGCACTGTGCTGAACACCTTCACTTGTACTGATCCAGACTCTTCTGGCTCTACCCTCGACTACGAGCTGCGGTTCTACAGTCCTCCTGGCCTAGCTAGCCTCTGCCTTCGAGACAGGGCCTTGGAG GTGAATGCTACACTGGACTGTGATGCTCCTGGGGCCTGCTTTCAGCATGCAGCCTCTATCCTGGTGCTCAATGGTGATCAGCCCCTGA CTGAGGTGCCAGTATTGGTGATGGTGACTCCTGTCAACGAGTTTTCTCCAGCCTGTGTTCCACATACATTCCGGATCCGGGAAGATGCAGGGCCCTACACCCTGCTGGGCTCTGTGGTGGGCATGGACAAGGATTACCCGCACAACAGCATTGAGTACTTCATCTCTGGTGGGCCCAGCACCTTTTCTGTGGACCGTCTCAGCG GGGAGATTCACCTCCTGGGATCTTTGGACTATGAACTGCAGAAATCATACAGGCTCACTGTCCTGGTGACTGACCATAGCCAAGACCAGGACCCCACCCAGCGCCGCTCTGGTTCCTGCACCATTACCATCGAGGTTGAG GATGTGAACGACCATTCCCCCGAGTGTCAGCCCCCATTTCAGGAACTCACCATCTACACTCCCTTGGGCCGTAGTGTGGAGGTGACCAAGGTGTCATGTTGGGTTCCTCAGGAGCCACAGCGTCTGACTTTCTCCTACAGCATCGTGGGAG GGACTAGTCAGAGCCGATTCAGCCTGCAAGGAGCCATCCTGGTGTACAACGATATCATGTTGGGGCCCCCCTGGCCAGAGCAGTCCCATTCTTATGAGCTATTGATCCGTGTGGCCGATTCAGGTCCCTCTATCCCCCATCTCAGCACCACAGCCACCATCATTGTGCATGTCGTACCCTGGAATGCCAGCACAGCATCCACCCGCATCCACAGAGTCACA GTGCCTTCGATGATGACACCCCTGCTTGTGACAGACACGGAGGTTTTCTGGCAGCCAGAACCCTGGTTTGTGGTGGTGCTGACAGTTACCAGTGCCCTCTTTCTCTTGGCTCTGGGCTGGCTCTTCAGCAGGCTCTTCCAGGG GTTGGCCCAGATGCTACAGACACCAAACAAACCAGCCCACGAGCTGCTACTAAACAG TATCCAGGGAACTGAGGAGTCCATTGAGGGGTTCATAGAGGCACCAAGGATGGAGATGCCCCAAGCACCCAGCAGTGTCATGAGCCTG GAGCACTTTGATGGCAGAGCACAGGACCCCC GTACAGGCAGAGATTACCTGTTCAACACGCTCACGGGAGCCCGGCGCTGGCTCTGA